From one Nilaparvata lugens isolate BPH chromosome 2, ASM1435652v1, whole genome shotgun sequence genomic stretch:
- the LOC111056804 gene encoding 60S ribosomal protein L12, translating to MPPKFDPNEVKIVYLRCVGGEVGATSSLAPKIGPLGLSPKKVGDDIAKATADWKGLKITVQLTIQNRQAAISIVPSAASLIIKALKEPPRDRKKVKNVKHSSNLPFEEVVNIAKTMRPRSMSRKMEGTVKEILGTCQSVGCTVEGKQPHDIIDAINNGEMEVSEE from the exons ATGCCACCCAAATTTGATCCTAATGAAGTAAAAATTG TTTACTTGAGATGTGTTGGAGGAGAAGTCGGAGCTACTTCATCATTGGCTCCTAAAATTGGTCCCCTTGGTTTG TCTCCAAAGAAAGTTGGTGACGACATTGCCAAGGCCACAGCTGACTGGAAAGGTCTGAAGATCACTGTTCAACTCACCATCCAGAACAGACAGGCTGCCATCTCAATCGTCCCTTCAGCTGCCTCTCTAATCATCAAAGCCCTCAAAGAACCACCCAGGGACAGGAAGAAGGTCAAGAATG tCAAACACAGCTCGAATCTTCCTTTTGAAGAAGTTGTCAACATTGCCAAGACAATGAGGCCACGATCCATGTCGAGGAAAATGGAGGGAACGGTGAAGGAGATTCTTGGAACCTGCCAG tctGTCGGATGTACAGTGGAAGGCAAACAACCTCACGACATCATTGACGCCATCAACAATGGAGAGATGGAAGTTAgtgaagaataa